Proteins encoded within one genomic window of Mesobacillus subterraneus:
- a CDS encoding acetyl-CoA C-acetyltransferase, giving the protein MENTIVIASAVRTATGAFGGAFSNVSAVDLGAAAIKSALEKANVSSDVVDEVIMGNVLQAGLGQNPARQAAMRAGLPETCPSMTINKLCGSGLKAVHLAYQAIASGEADIVVAGGMENMSQAPFLLKGAREGFKMGDQKLVDTLLGDGLVCAFNDYHMGITAENLAEKYEISRNQQDEFSVKSQNRAEAAITSGRFKDEIVPVAVKQRKGDPIIVDQDEHPKFGSTLEKVGKLRPAFKKDGTVTAANASGINDGAAAVVVMSGKKAKELGVSPLVTIKANGSAGVDPSIMGIGPVSAVKKALKKAGMELTDIDLVEANEAFAAQALSVMKELGMREDNVNVNGGAIALSHPIGASGARILVTLIHELKKREQKYGLATLCIGGGMGVATIIENFID; this is encoded by the coding sequence ATGGAAAACACAATCGTTATTGCAAGTGCGGTAAGGACCGCAACTGGAGCATTTGGCGGTGCATTTTCTAATGTCTCAGCTGTGGACTTAGGAGCAGCAGCTATTAAATCGGCACTAGAAAAAGCGAATGTCAGCTCGGATGTTGTCGATGAAGTCATCATGGGGAATGTCCTCCAGGCTGGACTTGGTCAAAACCCGGCACGCCAGGCTGCGATGAGAGCTGGACTTCCTGAAACATGCCCTTCCATGACGATCAACAAGCTGTGCGGTTCAGGTTTAAAGGCCGTACACCTTGCTTATCAAGCGATCGCCTCCGGTGAAGCTGATATTGTTGTAGCAGGCGGCATGGAAAATATGAGCCAGGCTCCATTTTTACTTAAAGGCGCACGCGAAGGCTTCAAAATGGGGGACCAGAAGCTTGTTGACACATTGCTTGGTGATGGACTCGTATGTGCGTTCAATGATTATCATATGGGAATCACAGCCGAAAACCTTGCGGAAAAGTATGAAATTTCTCGTAACCAGCAAGATGAATTCTCTGTAAAGAGCCAGAATAGAGCGGAAGCGGCGATTACTTCCGGACGCTTCAAGGATGAAATCGTCCCTGTAGCTGTAAAACAAAGAAAAGGCGACCCAATCATCGTTGATCAAGATGAGCATCCGAAATTTGGCAGCACGCTTGAGAAAGTTGGCAAGTTAAGGCCTGCATTCAAAAAAGACGGTACAGTTACTGCAGCAAACGCTTCTGGAATTAATGATGGCGCAGCAGCCGTAGTTGTTATGAGCGGCAAAAAAGCAAAAGAACTTGGTGTATCACCGCTTGTGACAATCAAGGCAAATGGCTCTGCGGGCGTTGACCCTTCCATCATGGGAATCGGCCCGGTTAGTGCTGTTAAAAAAGCACTGAAAAAAGCGGGAATGGAGTTAACCGACATAGATTTAGTTGAGGCAAATGAAGCATTTGCCGCACAGGCCCTTTCAGTGATGAAAGAGCTTGGCATGAGAGAAGATAATGTTAACGTAAACGGAGGAGCAATCGCACTCAGCCACCCAATTGGCGCGAGCGGTGCGAGAATTCTTGTAACACTGATCCACGAATTGAAGAAGAGAGAGCAAAAGTATGGATTGGCAACTCTCTGTATCGGCGGCGGCATGGGTGTTGCGACCATCATTGAAAATTTTATAGATTAA
- a CDS encoding sensor histidine kinase has protein sequence MKVKYIYQQFLSHISIIIVAFLILSLVFTQYVETLVYKNKTEELISYGENILRDLDRGAELPDPVINQYARVLFGRDIQFSVFDENIQLLNPIRWRGPAIELTENEWSQLTNGDPIVKNYDLQRFDRAVTLVVLPYLDQGRFIGGILLTSPISGTREMIAEINKYLFYTVLIALAVSFLLSWLLSRIHVNRIKKLQEATSAVSSGDYTVKVPTSDFDEIGELANDFNSMVSKLHESKAEIENLENRRRQFMSDVSHELRTPLTTISGIIEGFKSDMIPEAEKERGINLVSKETRRLIRLVNENLDYDKIRSNQVQLFKEAIELVEVLEIIQDQLGFQAEERNNNIEIEAEESAIVQADYDRLVQILINITKNSIQFTENGRIWLRGRMDGTSTVIEIEDTGIGIDPAEIEQIWHRFYKADISRTSNPFGEFGLGLSIVKQLVQMHDGKISVESKHGKGTKFVIELPFR, from the coding sequence ATGAAGGTTAAGTATATTTACCAGCAATTCCTCAGCCATATCAGCATCATCATCGTCGCCTTCCTCATCTTAAGTCTCGTATTCACACAATATGTTGAAACGCTCGTTTATAAAAACAAGACCGAGGAGCTGATTTCCTACGGAGAGAATATCCTGCGCGACCTCGACCGCGGTGCAGAACTGCCGGACCCGGTGATCAATCAATATGCACGCGTTCTTTTCGGCAGGGATATCCAGTTCAGTGTGTTTGACGAGAATATCCAGCTCCTGAATCCAATCAGGTGGAGAGGGCCAGCCATTGAATTGACAGAGAATGAGTGGAGCCAGCTTACAAACGGTGATCCGATTGTGAAAAACTATGACCTTCAACGCTTTGACAGGGCCGTGACCCTGGTTGTTTTGCCATATTTGGACCAAGGTCGATTCATCGGCGGAATCCTTCTCACCTCCCCAATCAGCGGGACACGGGAAATGATTGCAGAAATCAATAAATATCTATTTTATACAGTGCTGATCGCGCTTGCTGTTTCGTTTCTGTTGAGCTGGTTGCTGTCGCGCATCCATGTCAACCGGATCAAAAAGCTGCAGGAAGCAACCTCTGCTGTATCATCTGGGGATTATACCGTAAAAGTTCCAACCTCGGATTTCGATGAGATTGGGGAATTAGCGAATGATTTTAACAGTATGGTGAGCAAACTCCACGAATCGAAGGCCGAGATAGAAAACCTGGAAAACCGGCGTCGCCAGTTCATGTCGGATGTATCCCATGAATTGAGGACCCCGCTAACGACGATCAGCGGAATCATCGAGGGCTTTAAGTCTGATATGATCCCCGAAGCAGAAAAAGAGCGCGGCATCAATCTGGTCAGCAAGGAAACGAGGCGGCTGATCAGGCTGGTGAATGAAAACCTCGATTATGATAAGATCCGCTCGAATCAGGTCCAGCTATTTAAGGAAGCTATTGAATTGGTCGAGGTGCTGGAAATCATCCAGGATCAGCTCGGGTTTCAGGCTGAGGAGCGCAATAACAACATCGAGATCGAAGCTGAAGAGTCGGCTATTGTTCAAGCTGATTATGATCGATTGGTCCAGATTTTAATCAATATTACGAAAAACAGCATTCAGTTCACTGAAAACGGGAGAATCTGGCTGCGCGGCAGGATGGATGGAACCAGTACGGTGATTGAAATCGAGGATACGGGGATCGGAATCGACCCTGCTGAAATCGAACAAATCTGGCATCGCTTTTACAAAGCGGACATCTCAAGGACGAGCAATCCGTTCGGGGAATTCGGGCTCGGCTTGTCGATTGTTAAACAGCTTGTACAAATGCACGATGGAAAAATCTCAGTGGAAAGCAAACACGGCAAAGGGACAAAGTTTGTGATCGAGCTTCCATTTCGATAA
- a CDS encoding Gfo/Idh/MocA family protein codes for MVRFGVVGTNWITEAFIKGASHHEDFQLAAVFSRTEQRAGEFADKYGVNRIFTNLEEMAKSDVIDAVYIASPNSMHASQAITFMENGKHVLCEKAIASNSVELSHMIKTAKENQVVLMEALKSTLMPNFKAVQNHIDKIGKVRRYFASYCQYSSRYDKYKEGTVMNAFNPEFSAGSLMDIGIYCIYPLVVLYGEPKSVQANGYVLESGVDGEGSLILKYEEMDAVIMFSKITDSSLPSEIHGEDGNIKIDKISSPEKVEIIYRDGKHEDISREQLADNMYYEADEFMTLIQQGKSESCNNSLENSRITMKILDEARSQMGVKFPSDK; via the coding sequence ATGGTACGTTTCGGAGTGGTAGGTACGAATTGGATTACAGAAGCTTTTATAAAAGGCGCTAGTCATCATGAGGATTTTCAGCTTGCGGCCGTTTTTTCGCGCACAGAGCAACGCGCTGGGGAATTCGCAGATAAATACGGTGTGAATAGAATTTTTACCAACTTGGAAGAGATGGCGAAAAGTGATGTGATTGATGCGGTCTATATCGCTAGCCCAAATTCCATGCATGCAAGCCAGGCGATTACATTCATGGAAAATGGCAAGCATGTGCTGTGCGAGAAGGCGATCGCGTCCAATAGCGTTGAGCTTTCACACATGATTAAGACTGCAAAAGAAAATCAGGTAGTGTTGATGGAGGCGTTAAAATCAACCCTCATGCCTAACTTTAAAGCTGTCCAGAATCATATTGATAAAATCGGCAAGGTCAGAAGATACTTTGCAAGCTATTGCCAGTATTCTTCCCGATATGACAAATATAAAGAGGGCACAGTGATGAATGCCTTTAACCCGGAATTTTCGGCAGGTTCCTTGATGGACATCGGCATTTATTGCATCTATCCGCTGGTAGTCTTGTATGGAGAGCCAAAATCAGTCCAGGCGAATGGCTATGTGCTTGAGTCAGGAGTAGATGGAGAAGGCAGCCTGATATTGAAGTACGAGGAAATGGATGCTGTCATCATGTTCTCAAAAATCACGGATTCTTCGCTTCCATCTGAAATTCACGGCGAGGATGGCAACATCAAAATTGATAAAATCAGTTCACCTGAAAAAGTCGAAATCATCTATCGTGATGGCAAGCATGAAGATATATCGAGAGAGCAATTGGCGGATAATATGTACTATGAAGCAGATGAGTTCATGACGTTAATTCAGCAAGGGAAATCGGAATCATGTAACAACTCGCTTGAGAACTCGAGAATCACAATGAAGATTCTTGATGAAGCAAGGTCGCAAATGGGTGTCAAATTTCCAAGCGACAAGTAA
- a CDS encoding beta-ketoacyl-ACP reductase produces MNRMEDKIAIVTGGARGIGRQIVETFAHEGAKLVYSLDMGTGDYEMPNVRHVQLNVTNRDQVAKFVEEVKNEFGKIDVLVNNAGITRDALIQKMTEDMWDAVIDVNLKGVFNLTQAVAPIMMENGKGSIVSISSVVGVYGNVGQTNYAATKAGVIGMTYTWAKEFTRKGAAVRSNAIAPGYVETEMMATVPDKVLQPIREKTPLGRLGQPQEIANAVLFLASDESSYVNSHVLEVTGGLRL; encoded by the coding sequence ATGAATAGAATGGAAGATAAGATTGCGATTGTTACTGGTGGAGCAAGGGGCATCGGCCGCCAGATAGTGGAAACGTTTGCCCATGAAGGAGCGAAACTGGTATATTCTCTGGATATGGGAACCGGTGATTATGAAATGCCAAATGTACGACATGTTCAACTGAATGTAACGAATCGTGACCAGGTTGCGAAATTTGTCGAAGAAGTAAAAAATGAGTTCGGCAAAATCGATGTTTTGGTAAATAACGCAGGCATCACTCGCGACGCATTAATCCAAAAGATGACAGAAGATATGTGGGATGCAGTAATTGACGTAAACCTTAAAGGTGTGTTCAACCTGACTCAGGCAGTTGCGCCAATCATGATGGAAAATGGCAAAGGGTCGATTGTCAGCATCTCTTCTGTTGTCGGTGTCTATGGCAACGTTGGCCAGACAAACTATGCAGCAACTAAAGCCGGTGTAATCGGCATGACTTATACTTGGGCAAAGGAATTCACCCGCAAAGGTGCTGCTGTCCGCTCAAACGCAATCGCTCCAGGATATGTTGAAACAGAAATGATGGCAACTGTGCCAGATAAAGTCCTTCAGCCGATCAGGGAGAAGACTCCGCTTGGACGTCTGGGACAGCCACAGGAAATCGCAAATGCAGTCCTCTTCCTTGCAAGCGATGAATCAAGCTATGTCAATAGCCATGTCCTTGAAGTGACAGGCGGTTTAAGACTGTAA
- a CDS encoding LysR family transcriptional regulator, producing MDTRQLMYFVQVAKDNSFTIAAKNLHLSQPALSKMIKKLEEDLGVQLFDRSEYKMNLTDAGERLFEEGQRLLSEMDSITEAIQDTKNLKTGNVSVGIPPVIGTSYFPPLIANFRHDYPGINLSIIENGAVTVYEMVEKGLVDLGLVIMPELSDQIEYIPVTNDEVVLIVHKDHPLANQEKVIFEDLKDESFALLNETFLLHHHVVKACREAGFEPNIYFKSSQWDFLTELVCLNQGVSILPRPILARFNSRNIKQIPIEHPEMKWRIAIILKKNRYVSFAAKKFIEYIKEHIK from the coding sequence ATGGATACTCGACAGTTAATGTACTTTGTCCAGGTTGCAAAGGATAACAGTTTTACGATTGCAGCGAAGAATCTCCACCTCTCCCAGCCTGCTCTGAGCAAGATGATCAAAAAGCTGGAAGAAGATCTTGGTGTCCAGCTTTTTGACAGGTCTGAATATAAAATGAATTTGACTGATGCTGGTGAGAGACTGTTTGAAGAGGGACAAAGGCTTCTATCTGAAATGGACTCTATTACAGAGGCGATACAAGATACAAAAAATCTGAAAACAGGGAATGTGAGCGTTGGAATCCCGCCAGTTATTGGGACAAGCTATTTTCCACCGCTGATTGCAAACTTCCGTCATGATTATCCGGGAATCAATCTTTCAATCATTGAAAATGGGGCTGTCACTGTTTATGAGATGGTTGAAAAGGGATTAGTCGACCTTGGACTTGTCATAATGCCTGAGCTTTCTGATCAGATTGAGTATATACCAGTTACGAATGACGAGGTTGTCCTGATTGTCCATAAAGATCATCCACTAGCAAACCAGGAAAAAGTCATATTTGAGGATCTAAAGGATGAATCCTTCGCACTCCTTAATGAGACCTTCCTGCTTCACCACCATGTTGTCAAAGCTTGCCGTGAAGCTGGCTTCGAACCAAATATCTATTTCAAAAGTTCGCAATGGGATTTTCTTACCGAACTGGTCTGCCTCAATCAGGGCGTTTCGATTTTACCGCGCCCCATTCTTGCAAGATTCAACAGCAGGAACATTAAGCAAATTCCGATTGAGCACCCGGAAATGAAATGGCGGATTGCCATCATCTTAAAGAAAAACAGGTATGTCTCATTCGCTGCCAAAAAATTTATCGAATATATAAAGGAACACATAAAATAA
- a CDS encoding acyl CoA:acetate/3-ketoacid CoA transferase has protein sequence MSSVKIISSQEAAGLITDNAVVGLGGFIGVGVAEEIYIEVENRFLKNQSPRNLTLVYAAGNGDGVERGMNHYAHEGLVKRIIGGHMGLAPKFQPLVVNNKIEAYNLPQGVISQMFRDGAAGKPRTITHVGLGTFVDPDIDGGKLNQATKDEIVEKVTFDQKPYLAYKTQELDFALLKGSVADESGNISFEKEPLTLEILSIAMNARNSGGKVIVQVEKIVKNGSIDPKLVAIPGILVDYVVVVENMANHMQTFGTQHNEDFYRGDIVHQQSNKKYPLNERKVIARRAAMLLNEDIKVLNYGIGVPEIIANVLQEEGMSDLFTPTLEPGAIGGTAAGGLDFGCSIGPQAIIDQPYMFDYYDGGGIDAAFLGLAQCDVKGNINVSKFGPKIAGCGGFINITQNAGQIAFCGTFTAGGLKVDASNGRLEVLQEGKAKKFIEVVEQITFSGDVARENNKKVIYITERAVFELLPEGLTLTEIAPGINLERDVLSQMNFRPLIAKDLKLMDSRIFMDEPMGLKNESKVALNSNIAAI, from the coding sequence ATGTCTTCTGTTAAAATTATTTCATCACAAGAAGCAGCAGGTCTGATCACCGACAATGCGGTAGTTGGTCTGGGCGGTTTTATCGGCGTAGGCGTCGCAGAAGAGATTTATATAGAGGTAGAAAATAGATTCCTGAAAAATCAATCTCCGAGGAATTTGACCTTGGTATATGCTGCAGGTAACGGAGATGGAGTCGAACGCGGCATGAATCACTATGCCCACGAAGGACTCGTAAAAAGAATTATCGGCGGGCACATGGGACTTGCCCCTAAGTTCCAGCCACTTGTTGTAAATAACAAAATCGAGGCATATAACCTGCCTCAAGGTGTCATTTCGCAAATGTTCCGTGATGGTGCTGCAGGTAAGCCGCGCACGATCACCCATGTCGGGCTTGGAACGTTTGTTGATCCTGATATTGATGGCGGCAAGCTTAATCAAGCTACAAAAGATGAAATCGTCGAAAAGGTAACCTTTGACCAAAAACCTTATCTTGCCTATAAAACGCAGGAACTTGATTTTGCTTTGCTTAAAGGTTCGGTAGCTGATGAAAGCGGTAACATTAGCTTTGAAAAAGAACCACTAACACTAGAAATCCTTTCGATAGCTATGAATGCACGCAACAGCGGCGGCAAAGTGATTGTCCAGGTAGAAAAAATCGTCAAAAACGGTTCGATCGATCCTAAGCTGGTAGCTATTCCGGGAATTTTGGTAGATTACGTGGTTGTTGTGGAAAATATGGCTAACCATATGCAAACATTCGGTACACAGCACAATGAAGACTTTTACCGTGGCGATATTGTTCATCAGCAGTCAAATAAGAAATATCCGCTAAACGAGCGCAAGGTAATTGCCCGCCGTGCCGCGATGTTATTAAACGAAGATATAAAAGTACTAAACTATGGAATCGGAGTTCCGGAAATCATCGCGAATGTCCTTCAAGAAGAGGGAATGAGTGACCTGTTCACTCCAACGCTTGAACCTGGAGCAATTGGCGGTACAGCAGCAGGCGGACTGGATTTTGGCTGCTCAATCGGCCCACAGGCGATTATTGACCAGCCATATATGTTCGATTACTACGATGGCGGCGGAATTGATGCAGCGTTCCTTGGCCTGGCTCAATGTGACGTAAAAGGTAATATCAACGTATCAAAGTTTGGCCCTAAAATTGCCGGTTGCGGCGGATTCATAAATATAACCCAAAATGCTGGACAGATTGCTTTTTGCGGTACATTCACTGCAGGCGGCTTAAAGGTGGACGCTAGCAATGGCAGGCTTGAAGTCCTCCAGGAAGGTAAAGCTAAAAAATTTATTGAAGTCGTAGAACAAATCACTTTCAGCGGTGATGTGGCACGTGAAAACAATAAAAAGGTAATCTATATTACTGAACGCGCTGTTTTCGAGTTGCTACCCGAAGGTCTGACGCTTACGGAAATTGCACCAGGTATCAATCTAGAGAGAGATGTACTTTCCCAAATGAATTTCCGACCATTGATTGCCAAAGACTTAAAGTTGATGGACAGCAGGATTTTCATGGATGAACCAATGGGACTGAAAAATGAAAGCAAAGTTGCTCTTAATAGTAATATTGCAGCAATCTAA
- a CDS encoding lactonase family protein, translating to MAANEKFTGYFGTYTKGDSEGIYSFSLDVTNGKINDVKAAAALENPTYLTISEDNRFLYAVAKEGASGGVAGFGISDTGQLSFINTLLSPGASPCHVSVNRENNLLLSANYHKGSADSYLLNSEDGSIEAALSSAVHEGSGPDERQEKAHTHYTGFTPDGNFVVVVELGIDQVLTYSLDNGQLIENHVLKVEPGSGPRHLVFHPNNQIAFVMTEFSSKVLVLKYNSGDGSFEQIQAISTLPAEFTENNQGSAIHLSSDGKFVYAANRGHDSIAIFSVDPESFELTFVEHTSTEGNWPRDFVLDPSEKFLIATNQNSSNVALYSRDEETGRLTLLQSDVKVPDPVCVKFLNY from the coding sequence ATGGCAGCAAATGAAAAATTCACAGGCTATTTCGGTACATATACAAAAGGTGATAGTGAAGGGATCTATTCTTTTTCACTGGATGTAACTAATGGGAAAATTAATGATGTTAAGGCAGCAGCAGCTCTTGAAAATCCAACCTACCTGACAATCAGCGAAGATAACCGCTTCTTATATGCAGTTGCAAAGGAAGGAGCATCAGGCGGTGTGGCAGGATTTGGCATTAGTGATACAGGACAATTATCGTTCATCAACACCCTGCTCTCTCCAGGAGCCTCTCCATGCCATGTGAGCGTGAACAGAGAAAACAACCTGCTATTATCCGCAAATTATCATAAAGGATCTGCAGATTCGTATTTACTAAACTCTGAAGATGGAAGCATTGAAGCTGCTTTATCAAGTGCTGTACACGAAGGCTCAGGTCCAGATGAACGTCAGGAAAAAGCTCATACCCATTATACCGGCTTTACCCCGGATGGAAACTTTGTTGTTGTTGTAGAACTTGGCATTGATCAGGTCCTCACTTATTCACTTGATAATGGCCAGTTAATCGAGAATCATGTATTGAAAGTAGAGCCTGGAAGTGGTCCAAGGCACTTAGTCTTCCACCCAAATAATCAAATCGCCTTTGTGATGACTGAGTTCAGCTCAAAGGTTCTTGTGCTGAAGTACAACTCAGGTGATGGCAGCTTTGAACAAATTCAAGCGATTTCAACGTTGCCAGCAGAATTCACTGAAAACAACCAGGGCAGCGCCATCCACCTTTCATCCGATGGGAAATTTGTCTACGCTGCCAACCGCGGTCATGACAGCATCGCTATTTTTAGCGTTGACCCTGAAAGCTTTGAGCTTACCTTTGTTGAACATACTTCTACAGAGGGAAATTGGCCAAGGGATTTTGTACTTGACCCTAGCGAGAAATTCCTGATTGCAACGAACCAGAATTCCAGCAATGTCGCTCTCTACTCACGCGACGAAGAAACAGGCAGATTGACATTGCTGCAGTCTGATGTGAAAGTTCCAGACCCGGTATGCGTGAAATTTTTGAACTACTAA
- the nadE gene encoding ammonia-dependent NAD(+) synthetase, which produces MIVQKQIIEALNVRPEVDPQEEIRKRIDFLKEYLQNSKAKGFVLGISGGQDSTLAGRLAQLAVEELRSEGTESKFVAVRLPYSVQKDEDDAQKALEFIQADQTITFNIQPAVDTFNSQFEDAIGDKMTDFNKGNAKARMRMITQYAIAGQEGLLVIGTDHAAEAVTGFFTKYGDGGADLLPLTGLNKRQGRELLKALNAEPRLYLKEPTADLLDNKPLQADETELGVSYEAIDDYLEGKQIDEADAAKIERRYLTSEHKRHIPASMFDSWWKK; this is translated from the coding sequence ATGATCGTACAAAAACAGATTATAGAAGCATTAAATGTCCGTCCGGAAGTCGATCCTCAGGAGGAAATCAGGAAAAGAATTGACTTTCTTAAAGAGTATTTACAGAACTCAAAAGCAAAAGGGTTCGTTCTGGGTATCAGCGGCGGGCAAGATTCTACACTAGCTGGCAGGTTGGCACAGCTGGCAGTCGAGGAACTGCGCTCTGAGGGTACAGAGTCAAAATTTGTGGCGGTAAGACTTCCATATTCAGTGCAAAAGGATGAAGATGATGCTCAGAAAGCGCTGGAATTCATCCAGGCCGATCAAACAATCACCTTTAACATCCAGCCTGCAGTAGATACTTTCAACTCACAGTTTGAAGATGCAATTGGTGATAAGATGACCGATTTTAATAAAGGGAACGCGAAAGCCCGCATGAGGATGATCACTCAGTATGCGATTGCCGGCCAGGAAGGCTTGCTTGTGATTGGGACAGACCATGCAGCGGAGGCCGTTACAGGATTCTTTACAAAATACGGAGATGGCGGAGCCGATTTGCTTCCACTAACTGGACTGAACAAGAGGCAGGGAAGGGAGCTGCTCAAAGCATTGAACGCAGAACCAAGACTGTATCTTAAAGAGCCTACAGCAGACCTTCTCGACAACAAGCCGCTTCAGGCAGATGAAACTGAGCTTGGTGTGAGCTATGAAGCCATCGATGATTATCTGGAAGGAAAGCAGATTGACGAAGCAGATGCAGCTAAAATTGAACGAAGATACCTTACTTCAGAGCACAAACGTCATATACCTGCATCCATGTTCGACTCCTGGTGGAAGAAATAA
- a CDS encoding GntP family permease gives MELFIILLALGLLMFTAYKGYSVILFAPIAALLAVLLTDPSHVLPFFSNIFMEKMVGFIKNYFPVFLLGAIFGKVVEMSGIAESIAKSIIKLVGGTRAILAIVLMGAILTYSGVSLFVVVFAIYPFAKNLFRQANIPKRLIPGTIALGAFTFTMDALPGTPQIQNVIPTSFFGTDIYAAPGLGIIGAIFVFTLGIIYLETLRKKADKRGEGFYGFDNAESAAAAEADALEEGVNKIDMTAKTSTLRAVLAFAPLVLVGVANKFFTVNLPKWYPNGFDFSTIGLESYGTVQMSGVVGIWSVELALILGIIATLLYDFKKVTGGFKVGVNTAIGGALLAAMNTGAEYGFGGVISSLPGFSVVSKGISSTFTDPLVNGAITTTALAGVTGSASGGMGIALSAMADTYMKAITEFNIPPEVMHRVISMASGGMDTLPHNGAVITLLAVTGLTHKQSYKDIFAITIIKTLAVFFIIAVYKLTGLV, from the coding sequence ATGGAGCTATTTATTATACTTTTAGCGCTCGGCTTGCTGATGTTCACTGCCTACAAAGGATACTCAGTCATCCTGTTTGCACCAATCGCAGCATTGCTTGCTGTCCTGCTGACAGATCCAAGCCATGTGCTTCCATTCTTCAGCAACATCTTCATGGAGAAGATGGTAGGATTCATTAAAAACTACTTCCCGGTATTCTTGCTAGGCGCGATTTTTGGTAAGGTCGTCGAGATGTCAGGGATTGCCGAATCAATCGCGAAGTCCATCATTAAATTGGTAGGCGGCACCCGTGCGATTCTTGCCATCGTATTAATGGGGGCAATTTTAACATACAGCGGCGTCAGCTTGTTCGTTGTTGTATTTGCCATCTATCCTTTTGCTAAAAACTTATTCAGGCAAGCGAATATCCCGAAAAGACTTATTCCTGGAACGATTGCGCTTGGAGCGTTCACCTTCACAATGGATGCTCTTCCGGGTACACCACAAATCCAGAATGTTATTCCAACAAGCTTCTTCGGAACTGATATATACGCAGCACCAGGCCTCGGAATCATTGGTGCAATCTTTGTTTTCACATTAGGTATAATTTATCTTGAAACGCTGCGAAAGAAAGCTGACAAGCGAGGAGAAGGCTTCTATGGATTCGATAACGCTGAATCTGCTGCTGCAGCTGAAGCTGATGCTCTTGAGGAAGGCGTTAACAAGATTGATATGACTGCAAAAACAAGCACTTTAAGAGCAGTCCTGGCTTTTGCACCTTTAGTGCTTGTTGGTGTCGCTAACAAATTTTTCACAGTGAATCTGCCAAAATGGTATCCAAATGGATTTGATTTTTCAACAATCGGGTTAGAGTCATATGGAACCGTCCAGATGTCTGGAGTAGTTGGAATTTGGTCAGTTGAACTAGCACTCATTCTTGGAATAATCGCTACTCTTTTATACGACTTTAAAAAGGTTACTGGCGGCTTCAAAGTTGGTGTCAACACAGCAATTGGTGGGGCATTGCTTGCTGCGATGAACACAGGAGCAGAATATGGATTTGGCGGAGTCATTTCCTCACTTCCAGGATTCTCCGTTGTAAGTAAGGGAATTTCATCTACATTTACAGATCCGCTTGTCAATGGAGCCATTACAACAACTGCACTTGCAGGTGTTACAGGGTCTGCTTCAGGCGGTATGGGAATTGCATTGAGCGCCATGGCAGATACGTATATGAAAGCAATAACTGAGTTCAACATCCCGCCTGAGGTTATGCACCGCGTCATCTCGATGGCATCCGGCGGCATGGATACACTCCCACATAACGGAGCTGTCATTACCTTGCTCGCTGTTACAGGATTAACTCACAAACAGTCTTATAAAGATATCTTTGCGATCACAATCATTAAAACGCTAGCCGTATTCTTCATTATTGCAGTCTACAAGCTAACTGGACTAGTATAA
- a CDS encoding nucleoside triphosphate pyrophosphohydrolase: MEKKEYNKLVRDYFPDLMKGKGKNVEFEILDGSQYSEKLMEKFNEEVVKFRHAGTDRLLSEIVDLLEVVYAIAEHRGITESEVDFMRQLKKTRNGGFRKKIMLKTIEEKSM, encoded by the coding sequence ATGGAGAAAAAGGAATATAACAAGCTTGTAAGAGACTATTTTCCGGATTTGATGAAGGGAAAAGGCAAGAATGTGGAATTTGAAATCTTGGATGGAAGTCAATATAGTGAAAAACTGATGGAAAAGTTCAATGAGGAAGTCGTAAAGTTCCGTCATGCTGGAACTGACAGGCTGCTGAGTGAAATAGTTGACTTGCTTGAAGTGGTCTATGCGATTGCCGAGCATCGCGGCATAACAGAATCTGAAGTGGACTTCATGCGCCAGCTAAAAAAGACTCGCAATGGTGGCTTCCGGAAGAAAATCATGCTTAAAACAATTGAAGAAAAATCCATGTAA